Genomic segment of Candidatus Omnitrophota bacterium:
ATAAAATGATTTTTTTTGCTATAAAGACGCGGGTAAAAGAATGAAGATCAAAAGAGATGATATCAAATATGTGGCAAGGCTTGCCCGGATATTTTTAACAAGCGAAGAAGAGGAATTATTTTCAGGCCAGCTGAATAATGTTTTTTCATATATGGAAAAATTAGGGCAATGCCAAACAGAAGGTGTTAAACCGTGCGGCCACATCGTTTCAAACACTAATGTACTGCGTGATGATAATCCTGGCCAGTCCTTGTCCGTTGAGCAGGCGCTTGCCAATGCTCCTAAACGCAATAAAGGTTTCTTTGAAGTCCCTAGAATAATAGAGTCAAATGAATAATTTTTGCAAACTCTCCGCCCACGAATTAGCAGATCCGACTGCCGAAAACAAGATAAAGGCCGCTGATATAGCGTCTTCTGTCATCAGCCGTTATGACGAAGTTGACAGCAGGGTATCGGGTTTTGTTAATTTTGACAAAGGCGCGGTTACCGATAGGGCGGCTCGTCTTGATAATCTGGACGAAAGCTGCCGCCAGGGGTTTAGCCTTCCGAATGTTCCTGTCGTGCTAAAAGATAATATATGCGTCAAGGGCGAGTTGACGACGTGTGCCTCAAAGATACTCCAGGGGTTTAAACCCCCATATGACGCCACTGTCGTATCCAGGTTGAAGTCTGCCGGCGTATTATTGCTTGGAAAATCCAATATGGATGAATTCGCTTTCGGCAGTTCCTGCGAAACTTCCTGTTATGGCCCGACTAAAAATCCTTATGATTTAGAGAGAATACCGGGCGGTTCAAGCGGCGGCGCCGCCGCGCTTATTGCCTCGGACCAGGCTATACTCGCGCTCGGAAGCGATACAGGGGGCTCTATCAGACAGCCCGCCGCCTTATGCGGCGTTGTCGGCCTCAAGCCTACATACGGGAGGGTATCGCGCTACGGGCTCATAGCCTTTGGCTCAAGTCTTGATCAGATAGGGCCTATTACAAAGGATGTCAGGGATTGCGCCATGCTTTTAAGCGTTATAGCCGGATATGACAAACTGGATTCTACTTCAGCCGATGTTCCTGTCCCGGATTATACCAAGTCGCTTATGGGCGCGGTAAAGGGCATGAGGATAGGGCTTCCTAAAGAGTATTTTATACAAGGCCTGGACAAAGGCGTTAAGGCCAAAATAGATGAGGCGATCTCGGTTTATAAAGGCCTTGGCGCCGATATAAGGCAGATATCCCTGCCCCATACGGAATATGCTGTAAGTTGTTATTATATAATAGGCTGTTCAGAGGCCTCTTCCAATATGGCCAGGTTTGACGGTATGCAGTATGGGTATAGATATCAGGAGGCAAATAAAAAATACGCTCTTATTGATATGTGCATGAGGACGCGGGGCGAGGCCTTTGGCCTTGAAGCCAAGCGCCGCATAATACTGGGTACATATTCTTTGAGCAGTGGTTATTATGACGCGTATTATCTTAAGGCGTGCAAGGTCCGCGCGCTTATCAAAGCGGATTTTGATAAGGCTTTTAATGAATGCGATATGATACTCACGCCTACCACGCCTACAACCGCTTTTAAAATAGGCGAAAAGATAGAAGACCCGCTTGCCATGTATCTTTCCGATATTTTTACCATTCCCTCAAATCTGGCGGGGATACCGGCGATCTCACTGCCGTGCGGTTATGACGAGAGAGGACTGCCCATAGGCATGCAGTTAATGGCAAGACACTTTGAAGAGGAAAAACTCCTCCGCGCGGCTTATTCTTACGAACAGAATGCCGGCTGGAAAAAGGTAAAGCCGGTTTTATAGTTTTATCTTCATATAAAAACAATGGATAATATAAAATACACGACAATCATAGGCCTTGAGATACATCTGCAGATATCCACCAGGACAAAGGCGTTTTGTTCCTGTGAGAACGGCTTTGGTAAAGAGCCCAATACGTCTGTGTGCCCCGTATGCCTTGGCATGCCGGGTTCCCTGCCGGTTCTTAATAGGCAATATCTTTACCGCGCTGTCAAGACCGCTCTCGCGCTTAATTGCGAGGTTGCGCGACGGATGAAGTTTGACAGAAAAAATTATTTTTATCCGGATCTGCCTAAAAATTACCAGATCTCCCAATACGATATGCCTCTTTCGCAAAACGGTTTTTTGGAGATAATGACAACAGGCGGTATTAAAAAGATAGGCATTACCCGCGCGCATATGGAAGAGGACGCGGGCAAGCTTATACACGATGAAGGCGGATCTTCAAGTTTTATAGATTTAAACCGCGCGGGAACGCCCTTGCTTGAGATAGTCAGCGAACCCGACATCTCTTCTCCCGATGAGGCATATACATATCTGAAGACCCTGAAATCGGTATTGGAGTACCTGGATGTATCCGACTGCAATATGGAGGAAGGGTCATTACGTTGCGACGCCAATATTTCTTTGATGCCCGCCGGAGAAAAAGGCCTTGGCACGAAAGTAGAGCTCAAGAATATGAACAGCTTCAAGGCTATAAGGCAGGGCCTTGAGTATGAACAGGACCGGCAGGCAAAGATTTTATCTTCTGGCGGCGTGATTGTGCAGCAGACGAGGCTTTGGAACGAAAAGAAAAAGATTACCGAGCTTATGAGGACCAAAGAAGAGGCCCATGACTATAGATATTTTCCTGATCCCGATCTCAATGATTTTATTATAGAGCGGGACACGGTCTTGATGCTGAAAAAATCCCTGCCGGAAATGCCGCGGGCTAAAATGAACAGGTTTGTCAAAGAATATAACCTTTCGGAATACGACGCGTGCCTGCTTACCTCTGACAGGCGCATGGCGGATTTTATGGAAGAGTCCGTTAAATTATATCCTAAGCCCAAGGTCATTGCTAATTGGCTTACAGGCGGCGTTCAGGCATATCTTAATGAGCATAATTGCCGGTTTAGCCAGATTGCTATTAATGCCGGCATGTTTGTTGACATGATCCGGCTCATTGACAGCAAGCTTATAAGCAATAATATGGCCAAGGACGTCTTGGAAGAGATGATATCTTCGGGCGTGCCTGCCAAAGATATAGTAAAGAAAAAGGGTTTTCTCCAGATAACCGATAAAACTGCCATAGAGAGTATTGCCGCCGATGTCCTTCAAAGCAATCCAAAGGTAAAAGAGGATTATCTCTCGGGTAAAAAGAACGCTTTAGGTTTTTTGATAGGCCAGATTATGAAAAAATCGCAAGGCAAAGCCGATCCTGTTATGGCAGGGCAGGCCCTTAAAAAACTGCTTGAGGCAGGGCATGAAGGTGTTTAAATCTGTTTGTTTATCATGGGCAATATGCCTCGCGCTATTCCTCGCTTGCGGCTTTTCAGCGGAAGAATTAAGCCAGGATTCCGCGAAACCGGTATCCGGCGCCGAAGACGATATTTTTTATGAGCTTGGTCTTCTTGCTGACGCCCTTACCCTTATTGATGCCAACTATGTCAGGAAAGTGCCTGCCAAAGAACTTGTCTATGGCGCATTGGACGGCATGGTCTCGTCGCTTGATTCCCACAGCGAATTTCTTTCACATGAACAGTATATGAGGCTGCAGGCAGATTCATTGGGCGAATTCGGGGGCCTGGGCATTAAGGTGTCGGTAAGAGATGGTATGCTTATTGTGATAAGCCCGCTTGAGGCGACCCCGGCCCAGAAAGCGGGGGTATTGCCCCGAGACAGAATAATTAAAATAGATGATAAACTCACAAAGGATTACAGTTTAGATGATGCGGTAGCCTTATTAAGGGGCAAGCCCGGGACCACTGTCCGTTTGACCGTTCTGCGCGGGCCGGACCAGGAAATGAAAGAGTTTGTATTAAAAAGGGCTGTTATCAAGGTCCAGTCGGTGAGGCACTGTTTTCTTAACGGTGAAAATACCGGCTATATCAGGATAGCTGATTTTCAGAAGCATACAGCCTCTGACCTTAATAAGGCCATGCGGCATTTTGTCAAGAATGGCATTAAGGCGCTGATCATTGACCTGCGCAATAATCCCGGAGGATTAATGGAAGCGGCGGTAATGGTTTGTGAAAAATTTATAAAAAAGCCCGGGACAATAGTGTCAACCAGGGGAAGGTTTGAAGGGCAAAATGCCCTGTTCCGGTCAAGGGCCGCTAAAATCTATGAGGGTTTTCCAATTGCCGTAATTATCAATGAAGGTTCTGCCAGCGCTTCCGAGATAGTTGCCGCGGCATTACGAGACAATAAAAAAGCCGTAATTATAGGGAATAAAAGTTTTGGAAAAGGCTCTGTTCAGACCGTGATACCTCTTAAGGATAATTCGGCTATTCGTCTGACAACCAGTTATTACTATACCCCTTCAGGCCGTATTATCCACGAGAAAGGCATAATGCCTGATATTGTCATACCGCAGGATATGCCCGATTCCGAATCCAGCCATGAGGAAGAGCCAGAAGAAACCCTGCCCCCTGAACAGGCCCTTGCACGGGATAAATATATTGCGCAAGCAATTACTCTGCTTGGAGACAAAGAAGGCTATGAACGACTGCTTTCAAAAGATCCGGTTGAGGCATGAGAACCGCGTTGAAAAAAAATAATGCGTTAATTCTGGGCATAGAAACATCATGCGATGAGACTTCCGCGGCTGTTGCCTGTGGAGAAAAGAACATATTGTCAAACGTAGTGGTTTCAAGCCTGCGTTTTCATAAAAAATATTCCGGTGTGGTTCCTGAAATAGCGTGCCGGCACCACGCGGAAAATATAAATATTGTTTTAGATAAAGCCTTAAAGCAGGCAAAGGCCGGGCTATCAGACATAAAAGCTGTAAGCGTAACGCAGGGGCCTGGCTTGATAGGCGCTTTGCTGGTAGGCGTTTCCATGGCCAAGGCGCTTAGCTATTGCCTTAGGATACCGATAATACCCGTAAACCATCTTCACGGGCATCTTTACGCGGCTTTATTGTCAACCGATAAGGCCGCGCGATTTCCTGCTACCGGGCTTGTGGTGTCAGGCGGGCATACTACTCTTGTCCATATGCGGGGCATTGATAATCTTAAGCTGATGGGGCAGACAAGGGATGATGCCTGTGGAGAGGCCTTTGATAAGGCGGCAAGGGTGCTTGGCTTAGGTTATCCCGGGGGGCCGGTCATAGAAAAGTTGGCCGCGAAAGGCAGGCCTGGAAAAATAAGATTTACGCGCCCATTTCTTGAAGCGGGCTCCATGGATTTTAGTTTTAGCGGCATTAAAACTTCGGTGCTCAATCTTGTCCGCGGTATGAAAGGTAAGCCGTGTTCTACCGCAGATATATGCAGGGAATTCCAGGACGCGGTATTTGACGTTATAATAGAAAAAACAAGGATATGCTGTCTCAAAAACCGTTCCGAAAGCCTTTTGGTTGGCGGCGGTGTCAGCGCTAACGGCCAGCTTAGGAAAAGGCTAAAGATATTGTGCGACAGAGAGGGCATAGACTTATTTTTGCCTGCGCGGGGCATGTCATTAGACAATGCCGCCATGATCGCTGCCTTGGGAAGCTACAAGTATAATAGGCATATATTTGGAAGTCTTGATTTTACGGCTATGTCCGATATGCCTTTTTAAGGGTTTTTGTTTTTTCTCCAAGCTAGGCAGGATAGAATAAGGTTGGGGCAAAAAGATTGCTTATGCAGATTCAGGCCATTTATGATATAATACGGCAAAAGGAGAGGCCATGGTAACAGAACTTCAAATGGTATTAAGGCTTATATTGTCAGCTGTATTAGGAGGTATTGTGGGCTTGGAAAGAGAGATTAACTCAAAGGCCGCGGGCTTTCGCACCCATACGCTTGTATGCATAGGCTCCTGCCTGATGATGCTTACCTCTATGCATATATTTGATATATATATAGGCCTAACTGATGTGGATCCTGCCCGTATTGCCGCGCAGGTGGTCAGCGGCATAGGCTTTCTTGGCGCAGGAACTATCATCAGAAGCCGGGTTTCAATACACGGGCTTACGACAGCGGCGAGTATTTGGTCGGTGGCCGGTGTAGGCCTGGCGGTCGGTTCGGGCCTTTTTATTATTTCATTTTTCGCGACGGCGCTTATAGTAGTAAGCCTTTTTATATTAAGAAAGTTTCAGGACAAAATCAGCCATAGACAGCAGACCGTTTAATGCTGTCAGGGTTTTATAGCAAGTTCAAAAGGAGGCAGTAAATGGCATTGTCGTTTATCAGAGTGTTTTTTGTCGTTGCCAGTACCGTTATAAGCTATCAGTTAGGCGTATCTTTCGCAGGCCCGGGCGCTTCCTCATGGCCATTGATAGGTTTAGCGTTTGGTTTTTCCGTATCTTTATTGATTGTTTGGATTGAATTGAGCATGAAGAATATTTCTTTAAGGGGTCTTTCCGCAGGAATTTTTGGGTTTTTGACAGGCCTTCTAATGGTGAGGCTTATAACAGATTCATTTATTTTTGAATCCATGCGTTATTCAAATACCGCGCTTGCTTTCACGGTGCGCGTTTTTAGCACGCTTATATTCTGTTATCTCGGCGTGATGCTTGCGATAAGAGGCAAAGACGAGTTTAGCCTGATAATACCTTACGTGAAATTTACAAGGCAGGACAGAAGGGATGATATCACGGTTGTGGATACAAGCGTTATAATAGACGGCAGGGTTATAGACATTTGCCAAAGTAGTTTTATGGGTGGGTGTTTTATCGTGCCTCGCTTTGTCTTGAAAGAATTACAGCAGATGGCTGATTCCTCTGATCCTATTAAAAGAAGCCGGGGTAGAAGAGGCCTTGATATATTGAACCGGATGCAGAAAAGCGCGAATATGGATATTAAGATACACGAAGAGGATTTTCCCGAAGTACAAGAAACCGACGCAAAGCTGGTAAAGATAGCCAAGATATTGAATGCCAGAATATTTACAAGCGATTATAATCTTAATAAGGTCGCAGAAATTCAGCATGTCCAGGTATTGAATATCAACGATTTAAGTAACGCGTTAAAGCCTGTGATGCTGCCTGGCGAGGAAACGGATATTAAGATCGTAAAGGAAGGAAAAGAGCATAATCAGGGCATAGGCTATCTTGAAGACGGCACCATGATAGTTGTTGAGGGTGGCAGGCAGCTTATTGGGCAGAGAAGGCGTATCTGCGTAACAAGTGTTCTCCAGACCTCGGCAGGCAGGATGATATTTGCAAAAGCCTTAAACCATCAAGACGGCAAAGATAAATGAAGGTTACTGCCATAATCCCTGCCGCAGGTTACGGCAGGAGGATGAGGTCAAAGACAGATAAACCGTTTATAATGATCCATGGCAAGGAAATGCTTTGCCATTGCCTCAATGTCCTGGAAGGTATTGCCTGTATTTCAGAGATCATTATAGCCGCCCAAAAAAGAAACATAAATAAAATAAAGGCGGTTATTGAAAGGGAAGGTTTTTGCAAAGTAAGGCATGTTATTGAAGGCGGGAGTTGCCGCGGATTTTCGGTAGCCAATGCCTTAAAGTTTGTCAATAAAGGTTCTGATTTTATTCTTGTCCATGATTGCGCCAGACCTATAATTAACAAGGGCATAGTGAACAAAACAATATCGGCCGCTAAAAGATATAATTGTGCTGTTGCGGCTGTTAGAGCTAAATCCACCATAAAACAGGCTTTTAAGGGAGAGCATTTTGTGGACAAGACGCTGGACAGGTCAAGTCTTTGGGAGGTTCAGACGCCGCAGGTATTTAAGGCGGATATTTTAAAACAAGCATATAAGAAGGCCGGCAGGGCTGTCAGCCGGTTTACAGATGATTCAGGCATAGTTGAATATTCCGGTAACAGGGTCAGACTTGTGCAGTCTACTTACGCAAATATCAAGATAACAACTGCCGAAGATCTTGTTTTCGCGCTTTTCTTGAAAGGGCGCAATAATAAAAATATGGCCAAGGCTGGAGAAAATTGATATGGAAAACCGCATAGGTATAGGTTATGACCTTCATAGGCTGGCGGAAGGAAGGCCTTTATACCTGGGAGGCGTTAATATACCATTTTCCAAAGGCCTTATCGGGCATTCTGATGCTGATGTTCTTTGCCACGCGATATGCGATGCTATTCTTGGAGCCTGCAATGAGCCTGATATCGGTGAACATTTCCCTGATACGGACAGCCGGTTTCGCGGAATCTCCGGGGGTGAACTGATACGCATGACATGCCGGATAGTCCGCAAAAAAAGGGCGGTTGATATCATAAATCTGGATACGGTAGTGGTATGCGACAGCCCCAATCTGTCTTCTTATAAACAGCGGATGGCAGCGGAAATCGCGGGATTTCTTGAAATCAACACGGACAGAGTAAGTATAAAGGCCAAGACGAGCGAAGAGACCCGCCGCGATTGCATTTGCGCTTACGCGGTTATTTTGCTTAACGTAGGTTAGGTCTGACGGTTTAAATTTTTATATATTACAAGGGTTTTTGCCGGAATATTCCACGGGAGGTTATTATGCTGATTTTTTTCATTGCCGCAGTCTTTGTCTGCGTAGCCCTGATTTTAATCGCTGTAATATTTGACGATAATATTAGAGCTGTATTTGATAGAGACCCCGCGGCCTGTGGGCGCATTGAGGTTATACTTACCTATGCCGGCCTGCACGCTATTATATTGTTCAGGATAGCGCATTTTTTTTACAGCTTAAAAGTGCCTTTATTGCCCAGGTTTATATCGCAGGCGGCCCGTTTTATGACAGGCATAGAAATACACCCGGGCGCGGTAATAGGAAAGGGCTTATTTATTGACCACGGCATGGGCGTCGTTATCGGCCAGACCACCGTTATAAGAGACAATGTCACCATATTCCAGGGTGTTACTCTCGGAGGCACGGGCAAGGAAAAAGGTAAACGGCACCCCAATATAGAGGACAATGTGGTCATAGGCGCGGGGGCAAAAGTATTAGGCAATATAACAATAGGCGCTAATTCTTATATAGGCGCTAATGCGGTTGTGATAAAGGATGTGCCTGAAAACTCAACAATAGTAGGTGTCCCCGGACGCATTACTAAACAGGCCGGCAAACGTATGGACCTGTCGCTTGACCATGTTCATATGCTGGATCCGATAAAGCAATCCATGGAGATGCTTGAAAAAAGGATAGCGGATCTTGAAAAGAAATGAAGATATATAATACTCTTACCAGATTAAAAGAGGAATTCATTCCTGCCAGCCGTAATATCGTTAATATGTATACCTGCGGGGTCACTGTTTATGATGACTGTCATATCGGCCACGCAAGGAGCCTTTATGTTTTTGATACTATAAGGCGCTATCTTGAATACAAAGGCTATAAGGTAAATTTTGTAAGGAATATAACCGATATAGATGATAAGATCATCAACCGTTCTCTTGAGCTTGGCATGGATTGGAGGCAGCTTGTTGAAAAATATATAACCTCTTACAAGCATGACCTTGAATGTTTAGGAATACGTTACGGTATTCTTGATGAAGATTCCGAAGAGCCGAGGGCCACGAAAAATATACCGGATATTATAGAGTATATCAAGATCCTTATTGAAAAAGGTTATGCCTATCAGTCCGGACAGGATGTGTATTTTGAAGTAAAAAAAGCCAAATGCTACGGCAAGCTCTCAAAGCAGGACATACAGAATATGAGAGAAGGAGTCAGGAAAGAGCCGGGTGCCGGGAAAAGAGACAGCCTTGATTTCGCTTTGTGGAAGAGCTCCAAAGAAGGCGAACCGTCATGGCCCAGCCCATGGGGCAGTGGCCGTCCGGGATGGCATATAGAGTGCTCTGTAATGAGCCAGAAATTTTTAAACACCAAAACCCTTGACATACATGCCGGAGGCGGAGATCTTGTGTTTCCTCATCACGAAAACGAGATAGCCCAGTCCGAGGCCTATACCGGTTTCCCGTTTGCCAAATACTGGATGCACCACGGCCTTCTTACTATAGAGGGCCGGAAGATGTCAAAATCGCTGGGTAATTTTATTAAAATCCAGGACGCTTTGCAGAGATACAGCGCGGATTCCATAAGGCTTTTATTTTTGCAGGCCCATTATTCAAGCCCCGTTGATTTTTCCGAAGAGAAGATGCGGCAGGCTGCCTCCGCGCTTGAAAGGTTTATTATATTTTTTGCCAGGTCAGATAATGATTTAAAAAAACGCGGTATTGCCGAAAAAGCGATGGATGACAGGGTGAAATCGGATATAGACGCGCTAAAGAGTTGTTTTATCGCGGCGATGGATGATGATTTTAATACTCCGCAGGCCCTTGGAAGGTTGTTTGAGATAATGACACTGTCTAATTCCAGGTCAGCCGGGGACTGTCATTGCCTTGCCTATGCCGCTAAAGTCATAAAAGATCTTGCTTCAATTTTTAATCTTACGTTTGAAACGCCCATTGGCATTGATAAGGATTTGGAGGCATATGTGAAGGTTATGATAGAAAAAAGAAATTCCCACAGGGCCAGAGGAGATTTCCAAAGCGCCGATATTATCAGAGATGAACTGCGGGCAAAAGGTATCATTATTGAAGACGGCAAGGGGATAACATCGTGGCGAAAACAGTAGATAAAGGCGTATTGATCACACTGGAGGGCCCCGAAGGAAGCGGTAAAAGCACGCAG
This window contains:
- the gatC gene encoding Asp-tRNA(Asn)/Glu-tRNA(Gln) amidotransferase subunit GatC produces the protein MKIKRDDIKYVARLARIFLTSEEEELFSGQLNNVFSYMEKLGQCQTEGVKPCGHIVSNTNVLRDDNPGQSLSVEQALANAPKRNKGFFEVPRIIESNE
- the gatA gene encoding Asp-tRNA(Asn)/Glu-tRNA(Gln) amidotransferase subunit GatA, producing the protein MNNFCKLSAHELADPTAENKIKAADIASSVISRYDEVDSRVSGFVNFDKGAVTDRAARLDNLDESCRQGFSLPNVPVVLKDNICVKGELTTCASKILQGFKPPYDATVVSRLKSAGVLLLGKSNMDEFAFGSSCETSCYGPTKNPYDLERIPGGSSGGAAALIASDQAILALGSDTGGSIRQPAALCGVVGLKPTYGRVSRYGLIAFGSSLDQIGPITKDVRDCAMLLSVIAGYDKLDSTSADVPVPDYTKSLMGAVKGMRIGLPKEYFIQGLDKGVKAKIDEAISVYKGLGADIRQISLPHTEYAVSCYYIIGCSEASSNMARFDGMQYGYRYQEANKKYALIDMCMRTRGEAFGLEAKRRIILGTYSLSSGYYDAYYLKACKVRALIKADFDKAFNECDMILTPTTPTTAFKIGEKIEDPLAMYLSDIFTIPSNLAGIPAISLPCGYDERGLPIGMQLMARHFEEEKLLRAAYSYEQNAGWKKVKPVL
- the gatB gene encoding Asp-tRNA(Asn)/Glu-tRNA(Gln) amidotransferase subunit GatB → MKYTTIIGLEIHLQISTRTKAFCSCENGFGKEPNTSVCPVCLGMPGSLPVLNRQYLYRAVKTALALNCEVARRMKFDRKNYFYPDLPKNYQISQYDMPLSQNGFLEIMTTGGIKKIGITRAHMEEDAGKLIHDEGGSSSFIDLNRAGTPLLEIVSEPDISSPDEAYTYLKTLKSVLEYLDVSDCNMEEGSLRCDANISLMPAGEKGLGTKVELKNMNSFKAIRQGLEYEQDRQAKILSSGGVIVQQTRLWNEKKKITELMRTKEEAHDYRYFPDPDLNDFIIERDTVLMLKKSLPEMPRAKMNRFVKEYNLSEYDACLLTSDRRMADFMEESVKLYPKPKVIANWLTGGVQAYLNEHNCRFSQIAINAGMFVDMIRLIDSKLISNNMAKDVLEEMISSGVPAKDIVKKKGFLQITDKTAIESIAADVLQSNPKVKEDYLSGKKNALGFLIGQIMKKSQGKADPVMAGQALKKLLEAGHEGV
- a CDS encoding S41 family peptidase; translated protein: MKVFKSVCLSWAICLALFLACGFSAEELSQDSAKPVSGAEDDIFYELGLLADALTLIDANYVRKVPAKELVYGALDGMVSSLDSHSEFLSHEQYMRLQADSLGEFGGLGIKVSVRDGMLIVISPLEATPAQKAGVLPRDRIIKIDDKLTKDYSLDDAVALLRGKPGTTVRLTVLRGPDQEMKEFVLKRAVIKVQSVRHCFLNGENTGYIRIADFQKHTASDLNKAMRHFVKNGIKALIIDLRNNPGGLMEAAVMVCEKFIKKPGTIVSTRGRFEGQNALFRSRAAKIYEGFPIAVIINEGSASASEIVAAALRDNKKAVIIGNKSFGKGSVQTVIPLKDNSAIRLTTSYYYTPSGRIIHEKGIMPDIVIPQDMPDSESSHEEEPEETLPPEQALARDKYIAQAITLLGDKEGYERLLSKDPVEA
- the tsaD gene encoding tRNA (adenosine(37)-N6)-threonylcarbamoyltransferase complex transferase subunit TsaD, with the protein product MKKNNALILGIETSCDETSAAVACGEKNILSNVVVSSLRFHKKYSGVVPEIACRHHAENINIVLDKALKQAKAGLSDIKAVSVTQGPGLIGALLVGVSMAKALSYCLRIPIIPVNHLHGHLYAALLSTDKAARFPATGLVVSGGHTTLVHMRGIDNLKLMGQTRDDACGEAFDKAARVLGLGYPGGPVIEKLAAKGRPGKIRFTRPFLEAGSMDFSFSGIKTSVLNLVRGMKGKPCSTADICREFQDAVFDVIIEKTRICCLKNRSESLLVGGGVSANGQLRKRLKILCDREGIDLFLPARGMSLDNAAMIAALGSYKYNRHIFGSLDFTAMSDMPF
- a CDS encoding MgtC/SapB family protein: MVTELQMVLRLILSAVLGGIVGLEREINSKAAGFRTHTLVCIGSCLMMLTSMHIFDIYIGLTDVDPARIAAQVVSGIGFLGAGTIIRSRVSIHGLTTAASIWSVAGVGLAVGSGLFIISFFATALIVVSLFILRKFQDKISHRQQTV
- a CDS encoding PIN domain nuclease — its product is MALSFIRVFFVVASTVISYQLGVSFAGPGASSWPLIGLAFGFSVSLLIVWIELSMKNISLRGLSAGIFGFLTGLLMVRLITDSFIFESMRYSNTALAFTVRVFSTLIFCYLGVMLAIRGKDEFSLIIPYVKFTRQDRRDDITVVDTSVIIDGRVIDICQSSFMGGCFIVPRFVLKELQQMADSSDPIKRSRGRRGLDILNRMQKSANMDIKIHEEDFPEVQETDAKLVKIAKILNARIFTSDYNLNKVAEIQHVQVLNINDLSNALKPVMLPGEETDIKIVKEGKEHNQGIGYLEDGTMIVVEGGRQLIGQRRRICVTSVLQTSAGRMIFAKALNHQDGKDK
- the ispD gene encoding 2-C-methyl-D-erythritol 4-phosphate cytidylyltransferase — translated: MKVTAIIPAAGYGRRMRSKTDKPFIMIHGKEMLCHCLNVLEGIACISEIIIAAQKRNINKIKAVIEREGFCKVRHVIEGGSCRGFSVANALKFVNKGSDFILVHDCARPIINKGIVNKTISAAKRYNCAVAAVRAKSTIKQAFKGEHFVDKTLDRSSLWEVQTPQVFKADILKQAYKKAGRAVSRFTDDSGIVEYSGNRVRLVQSTYANIKITTAEDLVFALFLKGRNNKNMAKAGEN
- the ispF gene encoding 2-C-methyl-D-erythritol 2,4-cyclodiphosphate synthase, which produces MENRIGIGYDLHRLAEGRPLYLGGVNIPFSKGLIGHSDADVLCHAICDAILGACNEPDIGEHFPDTDSRFRGISGGELIRMTCRIVRKKRAVDIINLDTVVVCDSPNLSSYKQRMAAEIAGFLEINTDRVSIKAKTSEETRRDCICAYAVILLNVG
- the cysE gene encoding serine O-acetyltransferase, giving the protein MLIFFIAAVFVCVALILIAVIFDDNIRAVFDRDPAACGRIEVILTYAGLHAIILFRIAHFFYSLKVPLLPRFISQAARFMTGIEIHPGAVIGKGLFIDHGMGVVIGQTTVIRDNVTIFQGVTLGGTGKEKGKRHPNIEDNVVIGAGAKVLGNITIGANSYIGANAVVIKDVPENSTIVGVPGRITKQAGKRMDLSLDHVHMLDPIKQSMEMLEKRIADLEKK
- the cysS gene encoding cysteine--tRNA ligase, encoding MKIYNTLTRLKEEFIPASRNIVNMYTCGVTVYDDCHIGHARSLYVFDTIRRYLEYKGYKVNFVRNITDIDDKIINRSLELGMDWRQLVEKYITSYKHDLECLGIRYGILDEDSEEPRATKNIPDIIEYIKILIEKGYAYQSGQDVYFEVKKAKCYGKLSKQDIQNMREGVRKEPGAGKRDSLDFALWKSSKEGEPSWPSPWGSGRPGWHIECSVMSQKFLNTKTLDIHAGGGDLVFPHHENEIAQSEAYTGFPFAKYWMHHGLLTIEGRKMSKSLGNFIKIQDALQRYSADSIRLLFLQAHYSSPVDFSEEKMRQAASALERFIIFFARSDNDLKKRGIAEKAMDDRVKSDIDALKSCFIAAMDDDFNTPQALGRLFEIMTLSNSRSAGDCHCLAYAAKVIKDLASIFNLTFETPIGIDKDLEAYVKVMIEKRNSHRARGDFQSADIIRDELRAKGIIIEDGKGITSWRKQ